From one Suricata suricatta isolate VVHF042 chromosome 8, meerkat_22Aug2017_6uvM2_HiC, whole genome shotgun sequence genomic stretch:
- the PERM1 gene encoding PGC-1 and ERR-induced regulator in muscle protein 1 isoform X2 — translation MENFQYSIQLSDQDWAEFSATTEECGLPQASLASGDELLSSDIDQGDSSGHSPSGSPPLLEGQPDPAGRGWRGFKKEDKAATRLLVSRSGREPVLARGADQQMPSTSTQSGALLSLQSDAAPLGQSSSLLGPVSSRDEMQRLLQGPAPQDPGPNPPGEPPQSPESPGSTTAPQMPPGSPGALPRSPSRKKRHAAGAKGGRCSSTPGSVPTQPGPLLVAEVRPQEGLGLAGSRGKDLSAGTAEQTAGARQNELSPESAGAPVQMTRQGTDLDLSTPVPTTEQGTDLLRMTPRTEPHTMSTPALETHPDISIAKSDVALSTLTSKLQPDMPLSTPASKSRLDMDLPVLDSVVKPEVDSSTVALPQLVSKAQSDVGHQEKSREEPSAGAPAHRSREPTPGSVQAPKKKKVRFSMAVPSPEEPGLGETSGPPLPATARPSPPRTAAGGFRGGPGGWDATAVGPLSPQPRILKHLPPPPHSALGGPRPRSSFAVTLPEAYEFFFCDTIEEEDEDAAEAAEADRARAQVQWPDMCEFFFQDCRAQRSGHWGDPSVAQPPQAEPVPARPPGDPMPISIPEAYEHFLGEDASGGTLELDALLQLQATELPGLVPWGVGSGASPEPSPVAAQQLRLAVRQAGEPRDPLTSFTFSQNDMCLVFVAFATWAVRTSDLHTPDAWKTVLLANIGTISAIHYFRRQVGQGRHGRSRSPSPSS, via the exons ATGGAAAACTTCCAGTATAGCATCCAGCTGAGTGACCAGGACTGGGCTGAGTTTTCAGCCACAACTGAAGAGTGTGGCCTCCCGCAGGccagcctggcctctggggatgagCTCTTATCCAGTGACATTGACCAAGGGGACAGCAGTGGCCACAGTCCATCTGGGTCTCCACCCCTTCTCGAGGGGCAGCCGGATCCTGCGGGGAGGGGCTGGCGTGGTTTCAAGAAGGAGGACAAGGCAGCTACCCGGCTGCTGGTCAGCAGGTCTGGGCGTGAGCCTGTCTTGGCCCGGGGGGCTGATCAGCAGATGCCCAGCACGTCCACACAGTCAGGAGCTTTGCTGTCCCTCCAATCTGACGCTGCCCCTCTAGGTCAGAGCTCATCGCTCCTAGGGCCAGTGTCTTCCAGAGACGAGATGCAGAGGCTTCTGCAGGGGCCAGCCCCCCAGGACCCTGGCCCTAATCCCCCTGGTGAGCCTCCTCAGAGCCCTGAGTCTCCTGGCTCCACCACTGCTCCCCAGATGCCCCCTGGCAGTCCTGGAGCCCTGCCACGCAGCCCTAGCCGAAAGAAGAGGCACGCTGCTGGAGCCAAGGGGGGCAGGTGCTCGAGTACCCCAGGCTCTGTTCCCACCCAGCCAGGTCCCCTGCTGGTGGCTGAGGTCAGGCCCCAGGAGGGCCTTGGTCTGGCTGGGTCCAGGGGGAAGGATCTCTCGGCTGGAACAGCAGAGCAGACAGCAGGAGCCAGGCAGAATGAACTGAGTCCAGAGTCTGCAGGAGCCCCTGTGCAGATGACCAGGCAAGGAACAGATTTGGATCTGTCTACACCAGTCCCTACGACTGAGCAAGGAACAGACCTACTCAGAATGACCCCTAGAACTGAGCCACACACCATGTCCACACCCGCCCTGGAGACTCATCCGGATATCTCAATAGCTAAGTCAGATGTGGCTCTGTCTACACTCACCTCCAAGCTTCAACCTGACATGCCTCTGTCTACACCTGCCTCCAAATCTAGACTGGACATGGACCTACCTGTGCTGGACTCAGTGGTTAAGCCAGAGGTGGACTCATCTACAGTTGCTCTGCCTCAGCTGGTTTCCAAGGCCCAGTCCGATGTAG GACACCAGGAGAAGTCCAGAGAGGAGCCTTCAGCAGGTGCCCCTGCACATCGCTCAAGGgagcccacaccaggctctgttcAAGCACCCAAGAAGAAGAAAGTGCGATTTTCCATGGCTGTGCCCAGCCCTGAGGAGCCAGGTTTGGGAGAGACCTCAGGGCCACCCTTGCCAGCCACAGCCCGGCCCTCGCCTCCCAGGACAGCAGCTGGGGGGTTCCGAGGGGGCCCTGGAGGCTGGGATGCCACAGCAGTGGGGCCCCTGTCTCCCCAGCCTCGGATCCTCAAGcacctgcctccccctccccactctgccttGGGGGGGCCTAGGCCCAGGAGCAGCTTTGCAGTGACCCTCCCAGAGGCCTACGAGTTCTTTTTTTGTGACACTAttgaggaggaggatgaagatgCTGCGGAGGCGGCAGAAGCTGACCGGGCCCGGGCCCAAGTTCAGTGGCCGGACATGTGCGAATTCTTCTTCCAGGACTGCCGAGCCCAGAGATCAGGGCACTGGGGGGACCCCTCTGTGGCCCAGCCTCCACAAGCTGAGCCTGTGCCAGCCCGTCCACCCGGGGACCCTATGCCGATCTCCATCCCTGAGGCCTATGAACACTTCCTTGGGGAGGACGCGTCAGGGGGCACACTAGAGCTGGACGCCCTTCTCCAGCTGCAGGCCACAGAGCTCCCCGGGCTGGTCCCCTGGGGAGTGGGGTCTGGAGCCTCACCAGAGCCTAGCCCGGTGGCAGCACAGCAGCTCAGGCTGGCAGTCAGGCAAGCAG GAGAGCCCCGAGACCCCCTCACCTCATTTACCTTCAGCCAGAATGACATGTGCCTGGTGTTTGTAGCCTTTGCCACCTGGGCTGTGAGAACATCAGATCTGCATACCCCAGACGCCTGGAAAACAG
- the PERM1 gene encoding PGC-1 and ERR-induced regulator in muscle protein 1 isoform X1, with translation MENFQYSIQLSDQDWAEFSATTEECGLPQASLASGDELLSSDIDQGDSSGHSPSGSPPLLEGQPDPAGRGWRGFKKEDKAATRLLVSRSGREPVLARGADQQMPSTSTQSGALLSLQSDAAPLGQSSSLLGPVSSRDEMQRLLQGPAPQDPGPNPPGEPPQSPESPGSTTAPQMPPGSPGALPRSPSRKKRHAAGAKGGRCSSTPGSVPTQPGPLLVAEVRPQEGLGLAGSRGKDLSAGTAEQTAGARQNELSPESAGAPVQMTRQGTDLDLSTPVPTTEQGTDLLRMTPRTEPHTMSTPALETHPDISIAKSDVALSTLTSKLQPDMPLSTPASKSRLDMDLPVLDSVVKPEVDSSTVALPQLVSKAQSDVGVSTPAPIPQAGPDLVEVEVTPVARLYLSSVVSPGHQEKSREEPSAGAPAHRSREPTPGSVQAPKKKKVRFSMAVPSPEEPGLGETSGPPLPATARPSPPRTAAGGFRGGPGGWDATAVGPLSPQPRILKHLPPPPHSALGGPRPRSSFAVTLPEAYEFFFCDTIEEEDEDAAEAAEADRARAQVQWPDMCEFFFQDCRAQRSGHWGDPSVAQPPQAEPVPARPPGDPMPISIPEAYEHFLGEDASGGTLELDALLQLQATELPGLVPWGVGSGASPEPSPVAAQQLRLAVRQAGEPRDPLTSFTFSQNDMCLVFVAFATWAVRTSDLHTPDAWKTVLLANIGTISAIHYFRRQVGQGRHGRSRSPSPSS, from the exons ATGGAAAACTTCCAGTATAGCATCCAGCTGAGTGACCAGGACTGGGCTGAGTTTTCAGCCACAACTGAAGAGTGTGGCCTCCCGCAGGccagcctggcctctggggatgagCTCTTATCCAGTGACATTGACCAAGGGGACAGCAGTGGCCACAGTCCATCTGGGTCTCCACCCCTTCTCGAGGGGCAGCCGGATCCTGCGGGGAGGGGCTGGCGTGGTTTCAAGAAGGAGGACAAGGCAGCTACCCGGCTGCTGGTCAGCAGGTCTGGGCGTGAGCCTGTCTTGGCCCGGGGGGCTGATCAGCAGATGCCCAGCACGTCCACACAGTCAGGAGCTTTGCTGTCCCTCCAATCTGACGCTGCCCCTCTAGGTCAGAGCTCATCGCTCCTAGGGCCAGTGTCTTCCAGAGACGAGATGCAGAGGCTTCTGCAGGGGCCAGCCCCCCAGGACCCTGGCCCTAATCCCCCTGGTGAGCCTCCTCAGAGCCCTGAGTCTCCTGGCTCCACCACTGCTCCCCAGATGCCCCCTGGCAGTCCTGGAGCCCTGCCACGCAGCCCTAGCCGAAAGAAGAGGCACGCTGCTGGAGCCAAGGGGGGCAGGTGCTCGAGTACCCCAGGCTCTGTTCCCACCCAGCCAGGTCCCCTGCTGGTGGCTGAGGTCAGGCCCCAGGAGGGCCTTGGTCTGGCTGGGTCCAGGGGGAAGGATCTCTCGGCTGGAACAGCAGAGCAGACAGCAGGAGCCAGGCAGAATGAACTGAGTCCAGAGTCTGCAGGAGCCCCTGTGCAGATGACCAGGCAAGGAACAGATTTGGATCTGTCTACACCAGTCCCTACGACTGAGCAAGGAACAGACCTACTCAGAATGACCCCTAGAACTGAGCCACACACCATGTCCACACCCGCCCTGGAGACTCATCCGGATATCTCAATAGCTAAGTCAGATGTGGCTCTGTCTACACTCACCTCCAAGCTTCAACCTGACATGCCTCTGTCTACACCTGCCTCCAAATCTAGACTGGACATGGACCTACCTGTGCTGGACTCAGTGGTTAAGCCAGAGGTGGACTCATCTACAGTTGCTCTGCCTCAGCTGGTTTCCAAGGCCCAGTCCGATGTAGGTGTGTCTACACCTGCCCCCATTCCCCAGGCTGGGCCTGACTTGGTGGAGGTGGAGGTCACCCCAGTGGCCAGGCTGTATCTGAGCTCTGTTGTGTCTCCAGGACACCAGGAGAAGTCCAGAGAGGAGCCTTCAGCAGGTGCCCCTGCACATCGCTCAAGGgagcccacaccaggctctgttcAAGCACCCAAGAAGAAGAAAGTGCGATTTTCCATGGCTGTGCCCAGCCCTGAGGAGCCAGGTTTGGGAGAGACCTCAGGGCCACCCTTGCCAGCCACAGCCCGGCCCTCGCCTCCCAGGACAGCAGCTGGGGGGTTCCGAGGGGGCCCTGGAGGCTGGGATGCCACAGCAGTGGGGCCCCTGTCTCCCCAGCCTCGGATCCTCAAGcacctgcctccccctccccactctgccttGGGGGGGCCTAGGCCCAGGAGCAGCTTTGCAGTGACCCTCCCAGAGGCCTACGAGTTCTTTTTTTGTGACACTAttgaggaggaggatgaagatgCTGCGGAGGCGGCAGAAGCTGACCGGGCCCGGGCCCAAGTTCAGTGGCCGGACATGTGCGAATTCTTCTTCCAGGACTGCCGAGCCCAGAGATCAGGGCACTGGGGGGACCCCTCTGTGGCCCAGCCTCCACAAGCTGAGCCTGTGCCAGCCCGTCCACCCGGGGACCCTATGCCGATCTCCATCCCTGAGGCCTATGAACACTTCCTTGGGGAGGACGCGTCAGGGGGCACACTAGAGCTGGACGCCCTTCTCCAGCTGCAGGCCACAGAGCTCCCCGGGCTGGTCCCCTGGGGAGTGGGGTCTGGAGCCTCACCAGAGCCTAGCCCGGTGGCAGCACAGCAGCTCAGGCTGGCAGTCAGGCAAGCAG GAGAGCCCCGAGACCCCCTCACCTCATTTACCTTCAGCCAGAATGACATGTGCCTGGTGTTTGTAGCCTTTGCCACCTGGGCTGTGAGAACATCAGATCTGCATACCCCAGACGCCTGGAAAACAG